The Candidatus Eisenbacteria bacterium nucleotide sequence ACGCGCGATCGCATCTATCTGCCGTCGGGGTGGCTGGCCGAGGCCGGCGGCTCGGAGACGGAGGTGTTGGCTGCACGGGCGACGCCGGCGGTTCGGCGCGTGACGCTCCGGGTCCTCGGGCTCGCCGAGCTCTACTACGACAGTGGCATCGCGGGCATCGGCATGCTGCCCGCGTCGTGTCGCCCGGCGATCCTGTCGGCCGCGCTGCTCTACCGCGCGATCGGCCGGCGGGTCGCCGCTCGCGACGGCGACGGCGTGACCGAGCGAGCTCGCGTGAGCGGGATCGGGAAGGCCGGTCTCATCGCCGTCGCGGCGGTGCGCTGTGCAATCGATCCGCGGCTGCGCCGGCGCACGACGCGACCGGACGCGTCGCACCTGGATGCATCGCTCCGTCGCACTGGCGTGTTGCCATGAGACATCCGCGCTTCCAGGCGCTGCGGGCCGCCGTGTGCGCCGTCGTGGTGACGGCCGGCGCGCTGGTCGGCAGCGGGGCGGCGGCCGAGGATCCGCTCGCCGGCATCGTGCTCGACGACACGACCGGCCGCTCGTGGCATCTGGACGAGCTTCGGAACGCGCCCGTCCTGTTGATCATCGCCGACCGCAGGGCTCCCGAACAGGCGACCCAGTGGGGAGAGCGCCTGGCCGCGCGGGCGCTGCCCGTGGCTCCCTGGCGTGACCACGGCAAGGTCGTCTGGCTCTCGGTCGCCGACCTGCGCCGCGTCCCGGATTACGCGCGCGATTCCGCCCGGGAACGCGTGCGCGACGAGGAGACGGGTCGCAGCCAGGACGAGCGACGCCAGCGCTCGCCACTGCTGCTCGATTGGAGCGGGCTCCTCGCCGAGCGCTTCGGGGCCGAGCGCGGAGAGGCTCTCGTCGTGCTGCTGGCGGCGGATCGACGCCGGCTCGTGGATGCGCGCGGCGCGCCGACGGACGCGACGGTCACCCGACTCGCCGACGCGATCACGACCGCCGCGACGCCGTGACGGACGGCGGCGCCCCAGGGACGACTCGGTTCGGATATGGGACGTCGATGCGCAGGGTCCCGAAGGCGCGATCGAAGATCGACAGGGTGGCACTGTAGTTGCAGTCGCGGCGCCGATGATGCGCCTCGTGGATGCGCGGCGTGACGTACCAGTTGAGCACGGGAACCCGCTGCCACCAATCGGGGAGCACCTCGCGGCCGCAATGCGCCAGCACGATGCTTCCCGAGAGGAAGACGCTGACCACGACGAGGGAGACGAGATGGATCGGGACGAGCGACATCGCCACCGGCATGAAGCCGATGATCAGCAGGGCCTCGAGGGGGTGGAACGCGAACGCGGTCAGCACCGTCGGCGCGGTGGAGCGATGGTGGACGGCGTGAATGCTCCGGTACAGGACCCGCGTGTGCAGCAGGCGATGCAGGACGTAGAAATAGACGTCGAAGAGCAGCACGTATCCGAGCACCTCGCCCGCGAAGGCGAGGCCCGTCGGGCACTCGGTGGCGACGTGGAGCACGCCGCCCAGGACGAGGAACGTCGTGGCCATCCCCGTCGCGGTCACGAGGGCGAGCGTCACGATCGAATGACGCAGGTCGTGCTCCACCGACCTCCCCTGCTAGGGATTCGACCCGCTCGAAGCAAGGGCGTCGATGCCCTCGACAGAACCGGGGGCGCCGCCTACTGTCCCGCGGTCGAGAGCATGAAGCTGGTGCAGGCGGCATGAAGCTGGGCCCGAACGTGCGCGAAGGCGCGGCGCCGGCGGTCGAGACGGCGCAGCTCGAGGCCGTCTGGCCCCGGCGATTCGATCTCGATCCGATCCGCGCCCTGCTCGGCGCCGAGGCCGATCAGGCGCTCTGCGACGTCCTCGCCAGCCGGGTGAACGCCCCCATCTGGAGTCTCGCCGATCGCGGCGGGAAGCGTTGGCGACCGACGATCTCCCGGCTCGCATTCCAGGCGGTCGGCGGCGCACCGCCGGTCCCGGAAGCGATCTGCCAGGTGGCCGAGGTCCTGCACACGGGGAGCCTCATCGTCGACGACATCCAGGACGGCGCCACCGAGCGGCGCGGGGGCCCTGCGGCGCACGTCGCCTTCGGCATGCCCACCGCTCTCAACGCGGCGAACGCCGCCTACTTTCGCGCCCTCGAGATCCTGCGCCGTGCGCTGCCGGACGACCTGCGGCTGCGGGCGCTCGACATGCTGGCCGAAGAGCTGTTTGCGGCGCATCTCGGCCAGGCGCTCGACCTCGCGCTGGCGCCCCATTTCCGTCGCACGACGTTGCGGAGCGCGCACTACTTCGTGCTCGCCCGTGCGAAGACCGGGGCTCTCGTGCGGATCGCGGCACGCCTCGGGGCGATCGCGGCCGACGCGACGGCCGCCCACGAGACCGCGCTCGGCGAGTGGGCGAGCGAGCTCGGCGTCGCCTACCAGATCGACAACGATCTCGACGATCTCGCTTCCGACATGCAGGACGTCATGGCCTGCCGGCCCACCTACCCGCTCCTGCTGATCCTCGAGCAGGGCGGCCCCGGTGCGGCGACGCTGAGCGCCCGCCTCGGACGACCGACCCTCGCCGACGGCGACATCCGTGAGCTGCGCAACCTCTTCGTGCGCGAGCGGGTCGCGGAGCGCGGGCGTGCCGCCGCCCGGCGCTCGACCAAGCGCGCGCTGGAGGCCATCCGGACGCTTCCCGCGAGCGAGTCGCGCGACGCCCTCGAGCGGATGACGCACGAGCTCGCCGGTGACCCGCTGCGTCCGTGAGCATGGCGACAGAGTACCTGCTCTTCAATCTCGTCGTCATCGCCGGTCCGTTGGCGCTCGGGCGATGGCGGGCGACCTCGTTCCGCGGCCGGTGGCTTCCGGCCCTCGCGGCCGCGCTCACGGTCGCGGTGCCGTTCATCGCGTGGGACGTCCTCGTGACCGGACGGCACTGGTTCTTCAACGTGGCGCCGACGGCGATCCGGCCCCTCGGATTGCCGCTCGGCGAATGGGCCTTCTTCCTGAGCGTGCCTCTCGCCTGCGCCTTCACGTGGGAGATGCTGACGGGCGGCGTCGATCGGGCCCCGGCGCGTCGCACCCCGGCGATCTGGACGGCGGTGGCCATCCTCCTGGCTGCGGGCGCGGCCGCGTGGAGCCGGGGGCTCGAGTACACGGCCGTCGCGGGTGCGGCCCTCGCGTGCGTGGTGACCCTCGACACGATGGGCGGCGGCCTCGTCGTGCGCCACCGGCGCTTCGTGCCGTTCGCCCTCGCGGTCCTCGGATTCACCACGATCTTCAACGGGTACCTGACTGCGCGCCCGCTGGTGCTCTACGACGCCCGCTACCAGCTCGATTTCCGCATCGGCACGATCCCGGTCGAGGACTTCATCTACGGCCTGGCGCTGGTGGTGGCCAACGTCGCGCTCTTCGAACGCGTGCGCGATCGAATGAAGGCGCCGCGTACGCCGCCGGGCGACACCGTCATCCGGCGCATGATCCGCATGCGACTCGGAGGCTATCGCCAGCAGGTGAACGTCGCGCGTCCGGGGACGGCGCCGCGCCTCGCGCGGCCACGCCGGGTCGCCGTGGTCGGCGCCGGCCTCGCCGGCCTACGGGCCGCCACGCTGCTGGGCGACCGGGGGTTCGGGGTCCATCTCCTCGAGAAGGCCCGTCACCTCGGCGGCAAGATCGGCGCCTGGCAGCACCGCCTGGGGGACGGGACCACGGTGGAGGTCGAGCACGGGTTCCATGCCTTCTTTCGTCACTACTACAACCTCGGCCGATTCATGGACGAGGTCGGCGCCTCGCGGTACCTGCGTCCGATCGACGACTACCGGATCCTGACGCGTGGCGGGGAAGCATACGGGTTCAAGGATCTCGAGACCGCGCCGGTGCAGAACATCCTGGCGATGCTGAAGACGCCGATGCTACGCCTTCGCGACGTCCTCATGCGCCCGCGGCTCGCGCGGCTCACCGCGCTGCTCGCCTACGATCCGCAGCGCACGTTCGCGCGGTACGACAACGTGTCGTTCGACGCCTTCGCCGACCAGGCGGACCTGCCGCCCGCCCTGCGTCTCGTGTTCTACACCTTCGCGCGTGCCTTCTTCGCCACGCCGGATCGGATGTCGGCGGCCGAGGTCATCAAGAGCTTCCACTTCTTCTACCTCTCCCACGATCGCGGGCTGCTCTACGACCATCCGTCGGACACCTACGGGCGTACGGTGCTGGAGCCCATGCAGGCCCGCCTCGACGCGGTCGGGGTGACACTCCGGCTCGGTGTGGAGGTCGGGACGATCGCGCGCGAGGGCGACGGCTTTCGGATCGGCGACGAGCCGTTCGACTACCTCGTGCTCGCGCCCGACGTCGTCGGCGCGCGGACGATCGCGGACGCGTCGCCGGACCTCCGTCGGATCGCGCCTGAAGCCGTGGCGAAGCTGAGCGCTCTGCGTCCGTCGCAGCCTCATGCCGTCCTCCGCCTGTGGATGGACCAGCCGTCGGGATCCGATCTCCCCGGCTTCGTCATCACCGACAGGAAGGAGCTGCTCGATTCCATCACGTTCTTCCACCGCGTCGAGGAGAGCTCGGCCGCGTGGGCTACGCGAAGCGGGGGCAGCGTGCTCGAGCTGCACTGCTACGCCGTGCCGGACGGCGTCCGGGAATCGGCGATCGCGGAGACCCTGAAGGAAGAGCTGTTCGACTATCTTCCGGCCCTGCGTCGGGCCCGCGTTCTCGGGGAGCACCTCCAGTTGAATCGCAACTTCACGGCATTTCACACGGGCATGCACGAGCGCCGCCCGACGGTGGAGACCGAGGATTCCCGTCTCGTGCTGGCCGGAGACTGGGTCGCGTTGCCGCTGCCCGCCATGCTGATGGAGGCCGCGGTGACGTCGGGGCTCGAGGCAGCCAACGCCATCCTGCGGCAGGAGGGCGTCCGCGAAGAGCCCGTGTACTCGGTCCCGCTACGCGGCCTGCTCGCGCGATCGGCGCGCGGGTCGCGTTCCGCCCAGAGCGAATCCTAGCGTGCGGCCGGGATCCTCGCCGTCGCTCGCGTCGCGATCCCGTTCAGCATGCCGGCGAAGACGCGCGCGTGCAGGGGGTAGATGCCGTACCAGTACGCGAGGCCCGCGAGCCCGGCGGGATCGAAGATCGCCGTCTGGCGGATGGTGGAGCCCCGCGCGTCGGGTGTGACCTCGAACTCGAGCCACGCCCGCCCGGGCAGCTTCATTTCGGCGGCGAGGCGAAGGCGTCGCGGGGGGTCGTAGGTCTCGACCCGCCAGAAGTCCAGCGGGTCGCCGACCGACAGCGACTCGGGATCGCGCCGTCCTCGCCGCATCCCCACGCCGCCGACGAGGAGGTCGAGAAGGCCCCGCAGCCGCCACAGACCGCGCCCGGCGTACCAGCCGCTGCCTGCGCCGATGCGGCGGATCGGCGCGAAGGCGGCTTCGGGCTCGACGTCGACGTGGACGGCACGCGAGTCGACCAGCCGCGTGCCGAACCGCATCCCGCCCCAGGACGACGACACGCCGGCCGACGAGACGGCGTCCGACCAGCGCGTCTCGGCGAGCTCACGGTCCTCGTTCGCCAGCGCGCGTGCGATAGCCTGCTGCAGCCCCATGGGCCGTACGACGAACGTCCGCAACGCCCGGTCGTCGTCCACGACGCTCGGGTTGCGCAGACTCTCGATGAGCTTGCGTCCGACGCGGGCGTAGACCGGGGTCGTGAGACCGAGCCAGAGGCTCGAGAGCCACGGCGTCAGCACGGGCACGGCGACGAGCAGGCGGCGAAGACCGCGCTGTCGCGCATACTCCCGCATGATCTCGCCGTATGAGACCCGATCGGTGCCGCCGATCTCGAAGACGCCGTCCGTCCGCGCCGGGAGCGTCAGGGTCTCGAGCAGATACGCGATCACGTCCTCGATCGCGATCGGCTGTGCGGGCGTCCAGACCCAGCGTGGGCAGATCATGATCGGCAGGCGTTCCACGAGCGCGCGAATCAGCTCGTACGACAGGCTGCCCGAGCCGAGGACGATCGAGGCCCGAAGCTCCACGACCGGAACGCCGGTCGACG carries:
- a CDS encoding lycopene cyclase domain-containing protein is translated as MATEYLLFNLVVIAGPLALGRWRATSFRGRWLPALAAALTVAVPFIAWDVLVTGRHWFFNVAPTAIRPLGLPLGEWAFFLSVPLACAFTWEMLTGGVDRAPARRTPAIWTAVAILLAAGAAAWSRGLEYTAVAGAALACVVTLDTMGGGLVVRHRRFVPFALAVLGFTTIFNGYLTARPLVLYDARYQLDFRIGTIPVEDFIYGLALVVANVALFERVRDRMKAPRTPPGDTVIRRMIRMRLGGYRQQVNVARPGTAPRLARPRRVAVVGAGLAGLRAATLLGDRGFGVHLLEKARHLGGKIGAWQHRLGDGTTVEVEHGFHAFFRHYYNLGRFMDEVGASRYLRPIDDYRILTRGGEAYGFKDLETAPVQNILAMLKTPMLRLRDVLMRPRLARLTALLAYDPQRTFARYDNVSFDAFADQADLPPALRLVFYTFARAFFATPDRMSAAEVIKSFHFFYLSHDRGLLYDHPSDTYGRTVLEPMQARLDAVGVTLRLGVEVGTIAREGDGFRIGDEPFDYLVLAPDVVGARTIADASPDLRRIAPEAVAKLSALRPSQPHAVLRLWMDQPSGSDLPGFVITDRKELLDSITFFHRVEESSAAWATRSGGSVLELHCYAVPDGVRESAIAETLKEELFDYLPALRRARVLGEHLQLNRNFTAFHTGMHERRPTVETEDSRLVLAGDWVALPLPAMLMEAAVTSGLEAANAILRQEGVREEPVYSVPLRGLLARSARGSRSAQSES
- a CDS encoding sterol desaturase family protein; amino-acid sequence: MEHDLRHSIVTLALVTATGMATTFLVLGGVLHVATECPTGLAFAGEVLGYVLLFDVYFYVLHRLLHTRVLYRSIHAVHHRSTAPTVLTAFAFHPLEALLIIGFMPVAMSLVPIHLVSLVVVSVFLSGSIVLAHCGREVLPDWWQRVPVLNWYVTPRIHEAHHRRRDCNYSATLSIFDRAFGTLRIDVPYPNRVVPGAPPSVTASRRS
- a CDS encoding polyprenyl synthetase family protein, with translation MKLGPNVREGAAPAVETAQLEAVWPRRFDLDPIRALLGAEADQALCDVLASRVNAPIWSLADRGGKRWRPTISRLAFQAVGGAPPVPEAICQVAEVLHTGSLIVDDIQDGATERRGGPAAHVAFGMPTALNAANAAYFRALEILRRALPDDLRLRALDMLAEELFAAHLGQALDLALAPHFRRTTLRSAHYFVLARAKTGALVRIAARLGAIAADATAAHETALGEWASELGVAYQIDNDLDDLASDMQDVMACRPTYPLLLILEQGGPGAATLSARLGRPTLADGDIRELRNLFVRERVAERGRAAARRSTKRALEAIRTLPASESRDALERMTHELAGDPLRP
- a CDS encoding SDR family oxidoreductase yields the protein MTPGRDLVLLTGASGYIGGRLLRALADAGHRVRCLARRPDYLAGRVTPPTTIVGGDCLDAASLEPAMAGVHTAYYLVHSMGSGGDFESQDREAARNFAHAARDAGVQRIVYLGGLGSAATSLSAHLRSRQETGALLASTGVPVVELRASIVLGSGSLSYELIRALVERLPIMICPRWVWTPAQPIAIEDVIAYLLETLTLPARTDGVFEIGGTDRVSYGEIMREYARQRGLRRLLVAVPVLTPWLSSLWLGLTTPVYARVGRKLIESLRNPSVVDDDRALRTFVVRPMGLQQAIARALANEDRELAETRWSDAVSSAGVSSSWGGMRFGTRLVDSRAVHVDVEPEAAFAPIRRIGAGSGWYAGRGLWRLRGLLDLLVGGVGMRRGRRDPESLSVGDPLDFWRVETYDPPRRLRLAAEMKLPGRAWLEFEVTPDARGSTIRQTAIFDPAGLAGLAYWYGIYPLHARVFAGMLNGIATRATARIPAAR